The Theobroma cacao cultivar B97-61/B2 chromosome 2, Criollo_cocoa_genome_V2, whole genome shotgun sequence genome includes the window CGTTTCTTCTTTCTTGTCACCATCCATAGTGTTGAAAAGTCAACAAATTCAATGCTTTGCAAGTCAATATGTACATGTGCGTATACGTGTACGTGTGTCCATACATTGATCAATCCAAACTTATTGGCCTACGGCAATCCAAGTCCATACAAACAGCAATATTGCCTGGATAGCTACATCATGCTTCATAATTGGAGGAACAGGTCATGATTGAGATGGGAAATTTTTCTTAGGGAGTCGGGTTCAGCTGGGAACCTTATATTAGTCATGATAGCTTCCATAATCACATTTGACTGATGAAAAAGTTCCCCATTGAAGCTGAAACCAACCAAAGAGTTTATGAAACAATGATTTGGGATTTGCCTTTGCATTAATTACTGCATTTCTACATCTTACGCTGCTGACTATAATCTAAAAATAGGACCAAAGTGGGAAAGAAAGAGACATGACAGTTCATAGTTTATCTGATGATGGCCATATATAGTTGAATATCAAAAACAGCCaaagaaaaatggatttttctGCCGTGGCCGATGGATGTACATTGAACCTACTCAAAACCAAATTTGGGAAGAAATTGAGAGACTTTACCGAGTAAGATTCTTCTattcaaataagaaaagattcgtagagagataaataaatagaaacgATGTTTATTATAATACTCTATTGAACTTTTAAGATAtacattcaatttaaaattaattgataataaataaaaatctttattattttttaattttcaaaatacccttaatttaaaagaagctaaacttttttttatcaccctttgatgataataaatacTAAATCaattactaaataaaataaacaaaaaaaaggtgCTCCATCGTCAACTTGAAAGCTCACTAGTAATTTTATAGGCAAAGGCTGAGAAGGTAGCGGTCCAAATAGTTTATTACACCtaagtcaaatatgacatAGCAAATACGGCAAGTTGTTTTAAGGTTATCAATATCATTAGCCGACCATCAGAAAGTGCTGCAAGAAGAGGGCAGTCCGCCATTCTTAAATGTTAGTACTTGCAAGTAAGACTGCAGAGGTCGAAAAACCAGATTCATGAATGCAGCTTTCCTAGGGGTCACTAAGTAATTAAGTGTTTATATTTCAATCTGTGAAATATcttttgtaaaaataaaaccGTGAAACGGAATAAATCAAAACAGATTAATATGGATCCTGACACCAAACTAATGAATTTGCACCGATATTGGACTGAACTTGAGACGGAAGAGAGAAGAGCTCATCTTGGATGTATATTGCTCTTTGCATCTTCAAAGACAAATTAACACCATCTTCACATACTATAAATTATGGCCAAGTCAAAGAATTGGCATCGAAGATTCCAACTTTGCAGAGCTTTAAGCTATCCTCCAAGGAATTAGATATTTCCTTGCTTCCCCATGGGCTGCCACTCACAATTTGGAAGTTGAAAGGGATACTTCCAGTGCCATCCTCTGGGTAAAAGATCACAGTAAGGATCCTTGGTGTATGAAACTCATCTCCAACGCTATGGAAGCTCTCtttaaaaccattaaaaagGTTACTTTCAGCCACATCAGAAGAGAAATGAACTCACTAGCAGACGGTCTGGCCAAAGCTGGAGTCTTAAGGGATGTTAATTTCAATGCCTACTTTGTTCTTCACCAAAgggatgaaaatttggaacCTCCTGAAGATCTTTTATAAGTGGTTATGGGGTTGACCGTCATGTTGAGCAAACCTTTTGATGGACTGTTTGTGGGGTTATTGTGTTGGTTTTTTTATCCTTTCTGTTCTATTGGCACATCAAGTACTTCTGATGTTTTGCCAGTCCTATTCTGGAGGACCTTTTGTAGCTTTAAGCCTTAAGTGGCTCTGCTGTTCAAGTCTCTTTTATGAGACAATGCTCACTATAAttttgcctttcaaaaaaaaaaagaattttttttgttttcttatcaAAATATGGTGTTACAGTTCTTATATTGGCGTTTACagtttaagaaaaaaaaattaagatacaGCCATAACATGGCATAATGGACTGTCAATGGAATTATCTTTAACAGCCATGAAATTGTATAGTTTTGCCAACATTACTGTATAAAAATGCAGGCGGAAAGGACATACGCATCCAAGACCCTGGAACCACGAAGAAGAACCTCCAACCTTAGTTTGCTCTTCTGTTATTTAGCTGTACCAGGAAGTCAGCGGTTCCTGCATTTGCCTTCTCTCAATGCCATTCCCATTTACCAGATCCTATAATCCTGTTCAGTAACAAAAGGGGTCTTAAAAAATGAAGTGAGCAGTAACTAACAAGGTAAGATACTTCATACCTTGATTTCGAAGTGTATCTTTGGATGTGGAGGAATATCCAGCCctggagaaagagagaaatttTGTGGAagcaaaaagaataaaatgaataatgtaTACATAGGCATTTTTCTCTGTGGAAGCAAAAAGAATCTAATGAATAATGTATACATAGGCAATAAAGGTGTTAAACGTGATACCGTATTCTATTGTCGTTCTTTGGTGTTATAAATTGGAAAGATGTACAAGAGTAAATTCTTCTTGGAGTGAAGCTGAAGTGATTTAGGGAGGTATAGAGTGGTGACAGGAGGGTTAATGAAGTATCTCTCGTTTGCGCATCACAGAGTATTTACAGGCATCTGGAGATGGACTTGACCAGCAGAAGGCTAGCATTTGCAAGACACAAGCTATAGAACTAGTTTATATACATCTGCTAGAACACCAAACCTCCATAGAAAGGGCTAACAAAGTGCACCCTATGGTTTATATCATGAATGCCGATCATTCTAGCAGCCAAGACAGAGAACCTCAGCTTGATCTCGATCTGTCAAAATGGCATTTGGGATCCTGCTCCAACCCTTGTCTGCCAGGGTGTACTTTTCTGACCCTGGCATTACGTGAATTCAATGTAATAGTAACATAAATGCAAATTACTCTGTACTTAAAATTTATGCTGGCTTTcatcttattcaaacaataaCATCTTATTCCACTCCACCTGTCTGCTTCATGATCCCATGAGATAGTAACATAACTGCAACTTATTCTTTGCATAAACTTTATGATATCTTTCCAAGTACCCACTAAGTATTCAACTATGGGCCATCAACCACCTTAACTACACTACTGAATTTGTAAGTGACATCATTATTGGATTACAAGAAGCATTTAAGTAGATTGGCCACATAAGAAATCACTGGTTGATagctcacatttcaaaaagaTTAGGCAACAAAATTCtcagaaaagaaaagccaATATAGACAAGGAGACTGTATAGAGCATGCAAGCCAAAAGGACAGTAAAGAAAGCATGGCCTGAGTCAACACAAATCCAGAACAAAGTTAAAAAGTCAActgaacaaaaaaattcacagcatacatgaattttttaagTATACACAGTTTAATGTTCGAACTTGGAATATTTCAGATTGCCTTAAAAAATAGAGGTGCATCATTTGCGGATTGAGAGAGGCCTTAACAAAGTGTAAACAATACATAACAATGTAAAGGGGAGGCCTCCAGTAATCCGCTGTATCAATTTTTAGAGCAGTTGAACTGATAGTTGTCAATGATGTCCTTATTGGAAAtcttggaaaaggaaaaagagattCTTTTTGAATAAAACTTTGTTCCAGAACCTTACACCTATATTTTTTGGTTGATTGGTTGGTTTGACTTTACAAGTCAACATCATGGGACAAATTGATGTTATTGTTTAAAAAGTTGCACATAACAGAGGACCAGCCTACTGTCCTGCATCATTTaccatgaaaatatgaaacaagttgaaagtaCTGATACTATGCCTTTAACAGAATGCTACATCCATCACTTTAGAAGCTGATAACCGTGTAGTGCATAAAATCAGTATGTGCAATAATAAATGTATGATAATTGGTCCTACAGGCTTTACTTGAAAGCATCTTTCCTGCAAGCCAAGAATCACCACCAAATTGGAACCATGGTTTGACAGCTCTAGGGAGCAAGTAACCAACTTTCTGTAAAAGGCCAAATGAGACTAGGAGGTCTGCAATTTAGACCGAGGAAGATATCTACAATTCCAACTGTTAAGTTTACCATAACAAAGCATTACATGATAGCTAAGTTCAACCTCCAGATTTCTGCTCTCTGCCCCACTTTATTCTATCACTAAACTGATCTACTAGGCACTGATTCATAGCCATCCATCACCTAAGCATGGCTACTGCattgtaaattcatgattatatataaaagaatatataaagTCATTTTAACTGAAGAACTAGGAGGAGAGATCAGGGGCTGCAGCATCTCGATTTTGTTTCGCAGAACCTCTAAAACGGAAAGAATTATATTCCTCTACACACACTTTCAACTGAAAGAAATTTGCTTTCTTTAAGAAATATCACACCCAAGGGTACAAACAACTTTTCTGGAATGCTATAAGACtattatgatgaattcattGATTCACTTACATGAGGAGTACAAGGCTATAGCATGTAGGCCCAAGACGTAATACAGAAGCCAAACTGAAACTAACCTGTGAAAGTTGAGCAAAATTTGGGTCTTTCAGGCGTGTTCTCCCCTATCTGGTGTAATGCAGCCAAGTGATTTGTCATTATACCATCAAGGAAAGATTGTCAAGGAAGGCCATGTGCCCAAGAAGAAATGACCAAGCATCATGCAAGCTATGACACCTCCTTTGCTCTCTACCAGATACGTCTTCAATAAAGTAGAGATATAAGCCTCTAAGTTGGAAGGATAATGAAAGAAGGAATGCATGAACATCCtgcaattataaaatgttttagaccTTTAGTTTAAATTCTTGCATCTGGTATTGTCCATCACCAATGTTACCAAACTGAACCTAACCTGTGAAAGTTGAGCAAAATTTGGGTCTTTCAGGCGTGTTCTCCCCTATCTGGTGTAATGCAGCCAAGTGATTTGTCATTATACCATCAAGGAAAGATTGTCAAGGAAGGCCATGTGCCCAAGAAGAAATGACCAAGCATCATGCAAGCTATGACACCTCCTTTGCTCTCTACCAGATACGTCTTCAATAAAGTAGAGATATAAGCCTCTAAGTTGGAAGGATAATGAAAGAAGGAATGCATGAACATCCtgcaattataaaatgttttagaccTTTAGTTTAAATTCTTGCATCTGGTATTGTCCATCACCAATGTTACTAAATCCCACTACTTGCTGGCCAATAGTACGAAATCTATAGTAGCGGAGAACGAATGCTTATggcaaagaaaattatttaatcttCACAGTTGTGATCAGCAGCCTTGTTGGAGGCCTTGTAAGAAAAATGAGCCACAGAGATACCAACtcagaaagagagagagagagaactgACGAGCCAGACATGAGAAACCATTTTAGACCCCACAACTTCATAATTCAGAACAAGATGTCTGGAATCTTTGAAAGATTAGCTTAAAAGCCTAAACACTGTATTCTTTGGTATTTTACTGTTACACACTGAAAAGGCAAACAAACAAGAATTTAAAGAAATACTTAAGGTGGATGCTTTAAACAATGTATAGAACAGTTTCATCATAGCTCTATATGCTGGTTCCAACTGCCAGTAATCACTTCTACAATAAAGTATGTATGTACTTACCTGGTGAAAGCATATTCATCTTAATGCAAtctgtttccaaatttttcaCACGTTTTCTTTACCTTGTCCCCGTCTAAATgttgaagaataaaaaaatggttTACAGTTTGCAAGTCAGTATATCCCCAGAAATTATTGTCATTGATTTGAAAACTGGTCAGTTGTCAAATATCTGTTCTTATATCTCATCAACAACCGCTTCAATGGTTTGTGGAAACCGTAAATAATAAGGTACTTGGCCAACTATATCAGGTCATCATAGTGTGGCATAATTGAAAGAACAGATCAAGTTTATAATGGCAAACCTAATCATGGAATTGAATTCAGGTAGGCACATTGGATTAATGACAACCCAGAACGACCAATTAGCCTGAAAACCATTCTGTCTGGTTCCTTGACTCCTCCATCTTACATCATTTTCTCAGACAACTATGGCTTTCCTTCATGCAGACAGAAAAGTCAACAGAGTAAAATTTCATCTTCAAATTGTTGAACAGCCAAGTGAGTCTCCTCTTGGTAACCACCAGCATCGACATTTACATCCCAAATACAATTTACAGCAGAACAATCATTCAAAAGCTGCATGTCTGAatattcatacatataatATGATAATTATGCATCACATTCAAAACTTTTTACATTTTCTGAGGAAAAAGAGAGCTGCTTTCtccatgaaaattgaaatacaTTTATATTTTGGAAGACCAAAACCAAAATTACAACAAAAGTTAcctctatatatatttttctttatactATTGTTTATGCTTAGTGCATCAGATTTCCACACAGCAGCCTGACTGGACAAACCCAGAAAACTCATCAGGCACACTGATCTTCTCCAATTTTCCGTTTTGCCCTTCCTTCATTTCCACCATGTACAACCGATGTGGTGCACCTTGATACTCCGACCCGGTGACCAAGACTCGACCCCCAAGCCTAACCCCACATGCTCCGACCCTTACGGCAGGGTCGAGCTCTGCCCAATTCAACAATTTCCCATCTTTGCCAATCCCAACACTCGATCTCGGGCACCGACCTGGTTCCCAAACCCCTTCGACCCGTCTCCATTGCCCCGAATTGAACTCATACACGTCAGAACTCCCGTCAAATTGACCTTGACTCTCCGTTCCGTATCCGCTCACAACCCAGAACTCGTTTTCCCCTGTCACCACACCTTCACACTCGTCTCGCTCCTGACTCAGCTCGCCCAACTGAGTCCACTCGTCCTTTCTCAAATCATAAACCCAGGCGTTTCTCGACGCGTTCTTGTTCTCGTCATGCCCGCCCGCAATACAGACCCGACCCGAACATGCTCCGATTGCAAAGAACGACCTTTTTGCCGGCATATCCTTCCCTTTTCTCCATTGCTGAGTCATGAAATCGTAGATAAAAACATCGGTAACTGGGTCGTAACTCACAGGGTCCCACCCGCCCATGACCACAAGCTTCCCCTCACAGCTTGCCAATTGACAAAACAAAGGCAACCCACTTGAGTAAGTGGGAACCGGGGTGAGTCTATCCCAACTCCGACTCACGGAGTCAAACACAGCAATTCCATAACTCGGTGACTCACCCGGTTTTTTAGGTCCATTCACGATCCCACCACTAAAGGCCTGAACCAAGCAAGCAACTTCCTTGGTGTACCCTAATTTTTTGCGGTGGTAATAAAAATCTTTGCTTCGAAGCAAATCTCGCCATCGGTGACAAACTCGGGAGGCGAGTCGGTGAGCAGTGTAAGGTAACCGACTTATGCACTCAAGACCGAGTTCTTCCGGTAAACCCGGAACCAACTCAGTTGAGAACTCGACACGTTCCATTTTCTCAAGTTTCTAGAAGGTTTTCCCTTTGTTAAAAGCCATGGCAGCATTAGAACCAACCCCTCACCCACTTATTTATAACAGACAGTTGGATAACGGAAACGGCCACCGCTATTCGATTGAACGACACGTGTACTTTCACGGAATATCATATTACTTGAGGAGATATTTTGACTGGTTGTTATGACAGAACGGATAAGTGCAAACCAAGGGATTACACGTGGCATTCTTTCGGTCACCGTGATTTATGTTAGTGGTTCCCATTTTACATTGGATTGAATCTTCTTTCTTGATTGATCAGGTTAATAAGAGATCGACACGTGGTGATGACGGGGAATAAATGTCTCTCGTATATCCTGACGTGACCCCCCTCGATCAACGTGATGAGAACGAATGGATACTGTTTTCATCAGGTTGCATACTTTTTAAGATAACATCATGTCACGTTGTGATTATGTTTAATGATAAGAATTAATtaaccataatatttaaataattttttaacttacatatgaaattttaaataaattttatttgatttaatataaaaatttaagtgtTCTTTTTAATGCAACGACAGATTGAAGCCCATTTTCGAGAggttttttaaatattaaatcctaacttttatatcattttaatGTTGTATATGACTTATATTTCATTAGTCTGAATGTGAGATTAAATCATTTAGTTATACAAATTATTTacgtaaaattttaaattaattaaatatcaaattatttctttaaaatcaattaaatatacattaaaaaaagtattataattaattcacattatattaatataaaattgatttaaaattacACGAGCATAATGCATATGGATACATAATTAAAcccaataattaatttattaaaacatCAACTAaatcaaaaattaagttaTGAGTTGTAATAAATATGGTTTAACGTGTAGTTttccaaattattttaattataaaaataattaaataatttggaAAAGTGTTCCATTAATGgtggaaaacaagtgaaatattgaataattcaaaaataattaggTGACATGTTcttatatttgacttaaaaagCAATCAATTTGCTCCCACTTGTTGCTAATTATGATATGGATTTTTCCacatatttttttcatcttgtCCAAGATGATTGAACTTCCTGTATAGAAATTTTCCAGTCCCCtgtgtgtttttcttttccttgtcgATATCCAAACCTTATCCTTGACAAAAGTGATAATAAAGCAAAAGAATTGGAGAAAGGATATGGGCTGGCTGCGGACGTTGTGTAACCTTCTAGACTAGGATAACAAAGACATGTTACACTCCAAACCAAGATAAAGACCTGAATGATTCCCCACTCTCTTTTACTATCAATAAGAGATAGAGTgagttttttatatataaacattGATCTTCTTTTatctattaaatatattttttaaattaaaaatttgaatccGTGATAAATGGTATCaatgtaaatataaaattacttttgatATGGgatcttcatgaaaaatgcaaaaattgAAGTAGATCTGGACTGATGAAAGAGTCCCTCTCAGACCAATATAAGAATTCCTCTATCCTCTCCTCTATGGGTAAAAGAGTTAACTCGAAGTAGATTTGAACTAGTTTCAAGGTCCTCTGCTCTATGGGTAGAAAAAAAACAGTACAACGAGAATATTACGTAATTCGATACGtaaacataaattttctttcaatttattaattatgcctttttattttgaaacaaggGTACGTAGATCATTAAAGTtcaatcattattttttaaaaaagtaaaataaaatcaaactatTAAAGATAACATTGAAATTCGATCAAACGTCacttttcttgaaatttcataTTCATATGTTTCTTTGACAATAAGTTTTATGATTCATAAATTCTTACTTTTGtcaaaatcaatcaattttcGAACACTTATAAGAAGCAAAGTAACACTTTAATTTTGTATCAAACtcgtttgaatttttttttatttaacactGGTGTCCATTTTCTATCAAATCGaatgaataattaaaatgactaaaatcaagaaaaaccaAGAATAATCAAACcacaaatgaaagaaagagtAAACTTTACatatatttcttatatttatatatatattataatcatTATGCTCTAGAATGTTTCAAATGTAGGAATTGGGGAGTAAGATTTTAACCCAAAGtcataaataatataaagaaCAGAAAAATCAATGCCATGTGCTTAGTGACAGTAGCTTGCGGAGACTAACTCTAtgtttataatttctttttgttttctattccAACAACTAGTCATCACAATTTTGTCGTGTTGTGTAAATGACCTT containing:
- the LOC18610260 gene encoding F-box/kelch-repeat protein At1g15670, with the translated sequence MERVEFSTELVPGLPEELGLECISRLPYTAHRLASRVCHRWRDLLRSKDFYYHRKKLGYTKEVACLVQAFSGGIVNGPKKPGESPSYGIAVFDSVSRSWDRLTPVPTYSSGLPLFCQLASCEGKLVVMGGWDPVSYDPVTDVFIYDFMTQQWRKGKDMPAKRSFFAIGACSGRVCIAGGHDENKNASRNAWVYDLRKDEWTQLGELSQERDECEGVVTGENEFWVVSGYGTESQGQFDGSSDVYEFNSGQWRRVEGVWEPGRCPRSSVGIGKDGKLLNWAELDPAVRVGACGVRLGGRVLVTGSEYQGAPHRLYMVEMKEGQNGKLEKISVPDEFSGFVQSGCCVEI